From a single Miscanthus floridulus cultivar M001 chromosome 8, ASM1932011v1, whole genome shotgun sequence genomic region:
- the LOC136470869 gene encoding uncharacterized protein At3g28850-like: MGCVSSSLLEGDGAEDDRRRIISHHHIVSLTSSTYGILTSPRAYCSSSSSSTAKPVALGPEPFSPPPPAAAATHYVPPPPPPPLPRPPTTTRQQAPPAPKPESQPQAEVINSWELMAGLVDPSTPAKPTTPSSCKLDGGRDHQRRRRIPLRAIDGNSSASKASPPLSSASAVVLYTTSLRGVRATFEACNAVRAALQAHGVAFRERDVSMDRGFRDELRSKLGLLGGARAPAPPAAAASMLPRLFVRGRHVGGAEDVLRLDEEGLLAPLLDGLPRARGGGGAYCCDGCGGMRFLPCFDCSGSRKLAVTLPVVAATTASCRRRKKAGTVVVVRCGECNENGLVLCPICS; the protein is encoded by the coding sequence ATGGGGTGCGTTTCGTCCTCCTTGCTCGAGGGGGACGGCGCCGAGGACGACCGCCGCCGCATCATCTCCCACCACCACATcgtctccctcacctcctccacctACGGCATCCTCACCAGTCCGCGAGcctactgctcctcctcctcgtcttccACCGCCAAGCCTGTTGCCCTTGGCCCAGAGCCGttctctccgccgccgccggcggcggcggccactcATTACgtgcctcctccccctcctcccccGCTGCCGCGTCCACCAACGACGACAAGACAACAAGCACCCCCAGCACCGAAACCCGAATCCCAGCCCCAGGCAGAGGTCATCAACTCCTGGGAGCTCATGGCCGGCCTCGTGGACCCCTCCACGCCGGCCAAGCCCACCACGCCCTCCTCCTGCAAGCTCGACGGCGGCAGGGaccaccagcgccgccgccgcatccCTCTCCGCGCCATCGACGGCAACTCCTCCGCCTCCAAGGCAAGCCCCCCTCTGTCGTCGGCGTCCGCGGTTGTGCTGTACACCACCTCCCTCCGCGGGGTCCGCGCCACCTTCGAGGCCTGCAACGCCGTCCGCGCGGCGCTGCAGGCGCACGGCGTCGCCTTCCGGGAGCGCGACGTGTCCATGGACCGCGGCTTCAGGGACGAGCTCAGGAGCAAGCTGGGCTTGCTGGGCGGCGCCAGAGCCCCAgctccaccggcggcggcggcgtccatgcTCCCCAGGCTCTTCGTGCGGGGCCGTCACGTGGGCGGCGCGGAGGACGTGCTGCGCCTCGACGAGGAGGGCCTCCTGGCGCCGCTGCTGGATGGCCTGCCCAGGGCGCGCGGAGGTGGAGGGGCCTACTGCTGCGACGGATGTGGCGGCATGAGGTTCCTTCCCTGCTTCGACTGCTCGGGGAGCCGCAAGCTGGCTGTCACGCTTCCCGTGGTCGCCGCCACCACGGCTTCCTGCAGGCGGCGGAAGAAAGCagggacggtggtggtggtgcgatGCGGGGAGTGCAACGAGAACGGACTCGTGCTCTGCCCAATCTGCTCCTGA